A genomic segment from Nicotiana sylvestris chromosome 1, ASM39365v2, whole genome shotgun sequence encodes:
- the LOC104245013 gene encoding probable WRKY transcription factor 41, whose product MEKVKGLEKKKLITELTQGREFVNQLKKQIGPLASPEECDLLLGKILFSLEKSLSILNLKALLLEGGNANSTSSCSSISFLGNNNSPKSEVLDSSKDQLVGQNVFSKKRKTPHQWSKQVSICGTGLESPHDDGYSWRKYGQKDILGSIHPRAYYRCTHRNTQGCLATKQVQRSVGNSSTFEVTYKGRHSCKIAQSEIFSLQNQKRQKHNKKQELSYQRQEQEMVIFNSGPDHKVENFSLTKEEVFTPFSFPPTPLNPIEETQYFSNSMAPFSSPITSELSTYMSLLTDRNEEFAMENILQSSESDVTELISTPTSISNSPFGGDWDFSVDFEPSVTFDIEEFFK is encoded by the exons ATGGAAAAAGTTAAAGGTTTGGAGAAAAAGAAACTGATCACTGAGCTAACACAAGGGAGGGAGTTTGTTAATCAACTGAAAAAACAGATTGGTCCTTTGGCTTCTCCTGAAGAATGTGATTTACTACTTGGGAAAATactattttcacttgaaaaatcTTTATCAATTCTGAATTTGAAGGCACTTCTTCTTGAAGGTGGAAATGCTAATTCTACATCTTCATGTTCATCAATTTCATTTCTTGGTAATAATAATAGTCCAAAGAGTGAGGTTTTGGATTCTTCGAAGGATCAATTGGTGGGCCAAAATGTGTTCAGCAAGAAGAG AAAGACACCACATCAATGGAGTAAACAAGTTAGCATTTGTGGAACTGGACTTGAAAGTCCACATGATGATGGATATAGTTGGAGAAAATATGGCCAGAAAGATATTTTAGGGTCTATTCATCCAAG GGCTTATTATAGGTGCACTCACAGGAATACACAAGGCTGTTTGGCAACAAAACAAGTCCAAAGATCAGTTGGAAACTCATCAACTTTTGAGGTCACATATAAAGGAAGGCACAGTTGCAAAATTGCACAATCAGAAATCTTTTCACTTCAAAACCAAAAACGTCAGAAACACAACAAAAAACAAGAATTGAGTTATCAAAGACAAGAACAAGAGATGGTAATATTCAACTCTGGACCAGACCATAAAGTTGAAAACTTTAGCCTCACAAAAGAAGAAGTTTTCACTCCCTTTTCATTCCCTCCTACCCCACTAAATCCGATTGAAGAAACCCAATACTTTTCCAATTCCATGGCACCATTTTCATCTCCAATTACCTCAGAATTATCGACGTACATGTCACTGTTGACAGACCGCAATGAAGAATTTGCAATGGAAAACATTCTACAGAGCTCAGAGTCAGATGTTACTGAATTAATCTCAACCCCAACTTCAATATCTAATTCCCCATTTGGTGGAGACTGGGATTTCTCTGTGGATTTTGAACCTAGTGTCACATTTGACATTGAAGAATTTTTCAAATAA